A genome region from Bombilactobacillus bombi includes the following:
- the glyS gene encoding glycine--tRNA ligase subunit beta, which translates to MTKTFLLEIGLEEMPAHVVTGAIEQLQQRVVDYLKEQKLAHGQVEALSTPRRLAIMIHDVAEQQPDEDIAVKGPAKKIAQDDQGNWSKAAQGFVRGQKMTTADIYFQELKGTEYVYVKKHIAGKPATEVLAGLIEPIKAMNFPTRMRWNKFNLEYIRPIHWLVAMLDHQVIEMKLLNIQAGNQTQGHRFLGSTITLATAADYQKVLADDFVIVDAQERKNIIQQQIAAIAQEHDWQVDLDEDLLEEVNNLVEYPTAFAGRFADKYLQMPEEVLITSMKDNQRYFYVRQQDGSLAPYFIGVRNGNREYLDNVIAGNEKVLVARLEDAAFFFAEDQKNSLNYYVEQLQQVTFHDKIGSMSEKMARTRIIAQILAQKLQLSAEQTADVLRAAQIYKFDLVTDMVGEFAELQGVMGEKYALIMGENPAVAQAIREHYLPNSAQGQLPKSQVGAVLALADKIESILSFFAVDLIPNGSNDPYGLRRQALGIVRILQHENWQLDLHQLQNEIVAAYQEKLSTVKFDYLQHQADFDEFIIDRIRQLFSQAAVAHDLIDTVVALPQLDPTAMMEDVQVIAKHRQDANFKDSIEALTRILRITQKAKLSASEINVQPALFQTESEQQLYQAVQAIVPDFSHQNLEQKYQALTNLQPVITAYFDENMVMDPDLKIRNNRLQQLNQLTQLIKQLGDLNQLIVK; encoded by the coding sequence GTGACTAAAACATTTTTATTAGAAATTGGTTTAGAAGAAATGCCTGCTCATGTTGTAACAGGTGCTATTGAACAATTACAGCAACGGGTAGTAGATTATCTCAAAGAACAAAAATTAGCACATGGTCAAGTTGAAGCACTTTCTACTCCACGGCGGTTGGCTATTATGATTCATGATGTAGCCGAACAGCAGCCAGATGAAGATATTGCTGTCAAAGGTCCTGCCAAAAAGATTGCCCAAGATGACCAAGGCAATTGGAGTAAGGCCGCTCAAGGTTTTGTCCGTGGCCAAAAAATGACTACAGCGGATATCTATTTTCAAGAACTTAAGGGAACAGAATATGTTTATGTCAAAAAACATATTGCAGGTAAACCGGCAACAGAAGTCTTGGCCGGATTGATTGAACCAATTAAGGCGATGAATTTTCCAACTAGAATGCGTTGGAATAAATTTAATTTGGAATATATTCGTCCTATTCATTGGCTTGTCGCAATGCTAGATCATCAAGTTATTGAGATGAAATTGTTAAATATTCAGGCCGGTAATCAAACTCAAGGACATCGTTTTTTGGGAAGTACAATTACTTTAGCAACAGCTGCAGATTATCAAAAGGTTTTAGCGGATGATTTTGTTATTGTGGATGCCCAAGAACGTAAAAATATCATTCAACAACAAATTGCTGCGATTGCTCAAGAACATGATTGGCAAGTTGACTTAGATGAAGATTTATTAGAAGAAGTAAACAACTTAGTGGAATATCCTACAGCGTTTGCCGGGCGCTTTGCAGATAAGTATTTACAAATGCCCGAAGAAGTTTTAATAACTTCCATGAAAGATAATCAACGTTATTTTTATGTGCGCCAGCAAGATGGTAGTTTAGCACCTTACTTTATTGGTGTTCGTAATGGTAATCGTGAATACTTAGATAATGTGATTGCCGGAAATGAAAAAGTACTGGTGGCTCGTTTAGAAGATGCAGCATTCTTTTTTGCTGAAGATCAAAAAAATAGTCTCAATTATTATGTAGAGCAATTACAACAAGTTACTTTCCACGATAAAATTGGTTCAATGAGTGAAAAAATGGCGCGTACACGCATTATCGCACAAATTTTAGCGCAAAAATTACAACTTTCAGCTGAACAAACAGCAGATGTATTACGAGCTGCCCAAATTTATAAATTTGATTTAGTAACAGACATGGTAGGAGAATTTGCGGAATTACAAGGAGTAATGGGTGAAAAATATGCACTTATTATGGGAGAAAATCCGGCTGTCGCACAAGCTATTCGTGAGCATTACTTGCCTAATTCAGCCCAAGGTCAATTGCCAAAATCTCAAGTAGGAGCAGTCTTAGCTTTAGCAGACAAAATTGAAAGTATTTTGAGCTTTTTTGCAGTTGACTTAATTCCTAATGGTTCTAATGATCCTTATGGATTACGGCGCCAAGCTTTGGGAATTGTCCGGATTTTGCAACATGAAAATTGGCAACTTGATTTACATCAATTGCAAAATGAAATTGTAGCTGCTTATCAAGAAAAGTTATCAACTGTAAAATTTGATTATTTGCAACATCAGGCTGATTTTGATGAATTTATCATTGATCGCATTCGACAGTTATTTAGTCAAGCAGCAGTAGCACATGATTTGATTGATACAGTAGTTGCTTTGCCACAATTAGATCCAACCGCTATGATGGAAGATGTGCAAGTGATTGCTAAACATCGTCAAGATGCTAACTTTAAAGATAGCATTGAAGCATTAACCCGGATTTTACGTATTACACAAAAAGCTAAATTGTCTGCCTCAGAGATTAACGTGCAACCAGCCTTATTCCAAACAGAATCTGAACAACAACTTTATCAAGCTGTTCAAGCAATCGTGCCAGATTTTTCGCACCAAAACTTAGAACAAAAATATCAAGCCTTAACTAATTTACAACCAGTTATTACTGCCTATTTTGATGAAAATATGGTTATGGATCCAGATTTAAAAATTAGAAATAATCGTTTGCAACAATTGAATCAATTAACACAACTGATTAAACAACTGGGCGATTTAAATCAATTAATTGTGAAATAA
- the dnaG gene encoding DNA primase encodes MSGKIPEEFIEDVRQKTNIVDVIEPYVQLKKSGRNLFGLCPFHEEKTPSFSVSEEKQIFHCFSCGRGGNVFKFLMEIENLSFPEAVIKVADFSGISLPEDYQAVTVQNSNSQFSLLKQDYQAAQALYHHILLKTTTGEPALKYLQQRQLSLETIKHFQIGYAPKENKTLVSFFQGKNKEYAELNSSGLFSEDDAGNLYDRFRDRVMFPITDQSGNIVAFSGRILTTATATDQPIAKYLNSPETEIFNKGQTLFNLAAAKKAIREQGEVVLFEGFMDVISAYQAGVVNGVASMGTSLTDQQLYMLNRITKRIVICYDGDTPGIKAAQRALQLLKSTNFDVGVVVIPNGQDPDEFIKAQGAPAFKTLVEHKSLTPTAFMIKYLSQQYDLSNDADKVEFLNGALEYIIQVQSPVEQELYLGQLADQLGISKQAVQKELQDKQKTQKILQPVADYGKSQAVINSQANHDLGYNQLGSVEKSERNLLNIIFHFPEVVGILDKYADFSFVHQQYQDIFDCWLRNSLLQTDLTVAQFVDLVPDNLRELVVTIEMMERPADYSEDEVRDYIDNIRHHEQQQQLQTYQTQIKQAAQIGDAQQELQLTMELIALRKKLESQNS; translated from the coding sequence ATGTCAGGTAAAATTCCTGAGGAATTTATTGAGGATGTACGGCAGAAAACTAATATTGTTGATGTTATTGAGCCGTATGTTCAACTAAAAAAATCTGGTCGCAATTTATTTGGTCTATGCCCTTTTCATGAAGAAAAGACGCCCTCGTTTTCTGTTTCAGAAGAGAAGCAAATTTTTCACTGTTTCAGCTGTGGACGTGGTGGAAATGTCTTTAAATTTTTAATGGAAATTGAGAATCTTTCTTTTCCTGAAGCTGTGATTAAAGTAGCCGATTTTAGTGGGATTAGCCTACCTGAAGACTATCAAGCAGTTACTGTGCAAAACAGTAATTCACAATTTTCCTTATTAAAACAGGACTATCAAGCTGCTCAGGCTTTATATCATCATATTCTATTAAAAACTACCACTGGAGAACCAGCTTTAAAATATTTACAACAACGCCAATTAAGCTTAGAAACGATTAAACATTTTCAAATTGGCTATGCACCAAAAGAAAATAAAACTTTGGTTAGTTTTTTTCAGGGGAAAAATAAAGAATATGCTGAATTAAATAGTTCAGGCTTATTTTCTGAAGATGATGCGGGTAATTTATATGATCGTTTTCGTGACCGAGTAATGTTTCCCATTACTGATCAAAGTGGAAATATTGTTGCTTTTTCAGGCAGAATACTCACAACTGCTACGGCAACTGATCAGCCTATTGCCAAATATCTAAACAGTCCAGAAACTGAAATTTTTAATAAAGGGCAAACACTTTTTAATTTAGCCGCAGCTAAAAAAGCCATTCGCGAACAAGGCGAGGTAGTGCTTTTTGAAGGCTTTATGGATGTGATTAGTGCCTATCAAGCTGGCGTTGTAAATGGCGTGGCCTCCATGGGGACCAGTCTAACTGATCAACAATTGTATATGTTAAATCGCATTACTAAAAGAATAGTCATTTGTTATGATGGTGATACACCAGGCATTAAGGCTGCTCAACGGGCGTTACAATTGCTCAAATCAACCAATTTTGACGTTGGGGTAGTGGTTATTCCTAACGGCCAGGATCCAGATGAATTTATTAAAGCTCAAGGTGCACCAGCTTTTAAAACTTTAGTGGAACATAAATCTTTAACACCAACGGCTTTTATGATTAAATATTTAAGTCAGCAATATGATTTGAGTAATGATGCTGATAAGGTAGAATTTCTTAACGGAGCCTTAGAATATATTATTCAGGTCCAATCACCGGTGGAACAAGAGTTATATTTAGGTCAATTGGCAGATCAGTTAGGAATTTCAAAGCAAGCAGTTCAAAAAGAATTACAAGATAAACAAAAAACACAAAAAATACTACAACCAGTGGCTGATTATGGGAAATCTCAAGCAGTTATTAATTCACAAGCCAATCATGATTTGGGTTATAATCAGCTGGGCAGTGTTGAAAAATCAGAACGCAATTTATTAAACATTATTTTTCATTTTCCGGAAGTAGTTGGTATACTGGATAAGTATGCGGATTTTAGTTTTGTACACCAGCAATATCAAGATATTTTTGATTGCTGGTTGCGAAATTCTTTGTTGCAAACAGATTTGACGGTAGCCCAGTTTGTTGATTTGGTGCCAGATAATTTACGTGAACTAGTGGTAACTATTGAAATGATGGAACGTCCAGCTGATTATTCAGAAGATGAGGTGCGAGATTATATTGATAATATCAGGCATCATGAGCAACAACAGCAATTGCAAACTTATCAAACCCAAATTAAGCAAGCAGCCCAAATTGGTGATGCTCAGCAAGAATTGCAATTGACCATGGAACTAATAGCATTACGCAAAAAATTAGAGTCACAAAATAGTTAA
- the rpoD gene encoding RNA polymerase sigma factor RpoD, with product MATNKKKKSVIKSSKELDKATTALMKEFQQEKKIPEDVVEERIIKPFDLKNNSVEDLIDHLQEHGMSVVDKKGDPSQLALKNQKEVNHHELNDMSAPTGVKMNDPVRMYLKEIGRVPLLNAQQEVELAQRIEKGDEEAKQQLAEANLRLVVSIAKRYVGRGMHFLDLIQEGNMGLMKAVEKFDYQKGFKFSTYATWWIRQAITRAIADQARTIRIPVHMVETINKLIRIQRQLLQDLGREPTPEEIGAEMDIPTPKVRDILKIAQEPVSLETPIGEEDDSHLGDFIEDDDATSPEDHASYELLKEQLESVLDTLTDREENVLRLRFGLDDGRTRTLEEVGKVFGVTRERIRQIEAKALRKLRHPSRSKQLKDFLE from the coding sequence ATGGCGACCAATAAAAAGAAAAAAAGTGTTATTAAATCCAGCAAGGAATTAGACAAAGCGACAACAGCCTTAATGAAAGAATTTCAACAAGAAAAAAAAATTCCTGAAGATGTTGTTGAAGAAAGAATTATTAAGCCTTTTGATTTGAAAAATAATTCAGTTGAGGATTTGATTGATCATCTGCAAGAGCATGGAATGAGCGTTGTTGACAAAAAAGGTGATCCTAGTCAACTAGCTTTAAAAAATCAAAAAGAAGTCAACCATCATGAATTAAATGACATGTCAGCACCTACTGGTGTCAAGATGAACGATCCTGTGCGGATGTATCTGAAAGAAATTGGTCGAGTACCACTATTAAATGCCCAACAAGAAGTCGAATTGGCTCAAAGAATTGAAAAGGGTGACGAAGAAGCTAAGCAACAATTAGCTGAAGCTAATTTACGTTTGGTGGTTTCGATTGCGAAAAGATATGTTGGTCGCGGTATGCATTTCTTGGATTTAATTCAAGAAGGTAATATGGGATTAATGAAAGCTGTTGAAAAATTCGATTACCAAAAAGGGTTTAAATTTTCAACTTATGCTACTTGGTGGATTCGTCAAGCCATTACCCGTGCAATTGCTGATCAAGCACGAACAATTCGTATTCCTGTGCATATGGTAGAAACGATTAATAAGTTAATTAGGATTCAACGCCAATTGCTACAAGATTTAGGTCGTGAACCAACGCCAGAAGAAATTGGAGCAGAAATGGATATTCCGACTCCTAAGGTCAGAGATATTTTGAAGATTGCACAAGAACCAGTCTCTTTGGAAACACCAATCGGAGAAGAGGATGACTCGCATTTAGGAGATTTCATTGAAGATGATGATGCTACTAGCCCTGAAGATCATGCATCTTATGAATTATTAAAAGAACAATTAGAAAGCGTCTTAGATACTTTAACTGATCGAGAAGAAAATGTGTTGCGCTTACGTTTTGGACTTGACGATGGTCGCACTCGCACTTTGGAAGAAGTGGGCAAAGTTTTCGGTGTTACACGAGAACGAATTCGCCAAATTGAAGCCAAAGCTTTGCGGAAATTACGCCATCCGTCACGCTCTAAACAACTAAAAGACTTTTTAGAATAG
- a CDS encoding Nif3-like dinuclear metal center hexameric protein, with protein MPNGYELVQKIEEYAPLSLKMQHDPTGLQLGNLNQPVRRVMTTLDVRPEVVQEAIEQKVDFIFAHHPVMFHPAHNLDTTNPQNQMYSDLLSHQITVYAAHTNMDKAAKGMNDWLAQQLQLQQVQTFCLDQDKIPLGRWGTLSQAISVLELSNKIKQQLALTGLRLISNNPQMLVQKIGIIGGDGGKFYTQALANGLDVLITGDVYYHTAHDMLAANLNVIDPGHHIEAIFIAKTKSLLEQWSQANNWNLTVLASQSNTEPFKFI; from the coding sequence ATGCCTAATGGTTATGAATTAGTCCAAAAAATTGAAGAGTACGCACCATTGTCTTTGAAAATGCAACATGATCCAACTGGATTACAGCTCGGAAACTTAAACCAACCGGTTCGGCGGGTAATGACAACTTTAGATGTTCGCCCAGAAGTCGTTCAAGAAGCTATTGAGCAAAAGGTTGATTTTATTTTTGCTCATCACCCAGTTATGTTTCATCCTGCACATAACTTAGATACGACTAATCCGCAAAATCAAATGTACTCAGATTTGTTGAGCCACCAAATTACAGTTTATGCGGCACATACAAATATGGACAAAGCTGCCAAGGGGATGAATGATTGGCTGGCTCAGCAATTACAATTGCAACAAGTACAAACATTTTGTTTGGATCAAGACAAAATACCCTTAGGGCGATGGGGGACTTTATCACAAGCAATATCCGTGCTAGAATTATCAAATAAGATCAAACAGCAATTAGCTTTAACTGGTCTGCGCTTAATCAGCAATAACCCGCAAATGTTAGTTCAAAAAATCGGAATTATTGGTGGTGATGGCGGTAAATTTTATACACAAGCCTTAGCTAATGGTCTAGATGTTTTAATTACTGGAGATGTGTACTACCATACAGCTCACGATATGTTGGCTGCTAATTTAAATGTGATTGACCCGGGCCATCATATTGAAGCGATTTTCATTGCTAAAACTAAATCTTTGTTAGAGCAGTGGTCACAAGCTAATAATTGGAACTTGACAGTTTTGGCATCGCAAAGTAATACAGAACCTTTTAAATTTATCTAA
- a CDS encoding M1 family metallopeptidase — MTKRLLDSFRPEHYDIYLDINRATKTITGQTVITGEALDNKIAINQKYLQIKQVQVNNQEINFTIDDDNEVFQFSLHEVGAVKLTIDYTAPLTDSMMGIYPSYYQVDGVQKQIIGTQFETTAARQAFPCIDEPAAKATFTLAIKFDEQPGETVISNMPEVKIEKGVHYFEPTVRMSTYLVAFAFGELQSKLTQTKSGVEIGVFATKAHQAKELDFALDIAKRSIEFYEDFYQTPYPLPHSYQLALPDFSAGAMENWGLVTYREAYLMLDPDNASLELKSNIATVIAHELAHQWFGDLVTMQWWDDLWLNESFANMMEYVAIDALEPEWHIWETFQTAEAPMALQRDAVDGVQSVHVQVEHPADIDSIFDSAIVYAKGARMLVMVRALIGDDALRQGLKSYFAAHQYHNATGADLWSALSKASGIDISKIMNTWLEQPGYPVVKASVVDGDLQLRQQQFFIGDGQETGRQWAIPLKANFTAPQIMTEQSIKLGNYQQLRQATGQPLRLNDGNESHFIVQYDQTLLTDILDNVQSLNAISQLQLLQDLLLLAQSQTISYAELVPLLPKFAQSKSHIVNDILYRIINNLKDFVQPDSQSEQNLRTFTNQLSAPQIERLGWQSRQGESNDDQLTRPYILNASIYAQNKNSIQAAHQLFGKFAQNLSKLAADIRLYVLKNEVQNFSTPQLFTQLLKEYQQSADASYKADICAALTKTPDKNLLQQIVAAFENSEIIKPQDLRAWFAGVLNNAHGEQMAWDWLRNDWSWLEKTVGGDMEFITYITVISKVFRTPTRLEEFKAFFEPKLNTPGLTREIKMDMAVIKGRVQLIEHEQAAVNKAIEAMIA, encoded by the coding sequence GTGACAAAAAGATTACTCGATTCGTTTCGACCTGAGCATTATGACATTTATTTAGATATCAATCGTGCAACTAAAACAATTACTGGACAGACTGTAATTACAGGAGAAGCTTTAGATAATAAGATTGCTATCAATCAAAAGTATTTACAAATTAAGCAAGTCCAAGTTAATAATCAAGAGATTAATTTCACAATAGATGATGATAATGAAGTGTTTCAGTTTTCGTTACATGAAGTTGGAGCAGTTAAGTTAACAATTGACTATACAGCTCCTTTAACTGATTCAATGATGGGCATTTACCCTTCATACTATCAAGTTGATGGTGTGCAAAAGCAGATTATTGGTACTCAATTCGAAACTACTGCTGCCCGTCAGGCTTTTCCTTGCATTGATGAACCAGCTGCCAAAGCTACTTTTACATTGGCGATTAAATTTGATGAACAACCAGGAGAGACAGTAATTAGCAATATGCCTGAGGTAAAGATTGAAAAGGGTGTTCACTACTTTGAACCGACAGTGCGCATGTCAACTTATCTGGTAGCTTTTGCTTTTGGTGAATTACAAAGTAAGCTAACTCAAACCAAGAGTGGCGTGGAAATTGGTGTTTTTGCAACTAAAGCTCATCAAGCTAAGGAGTTAGACTTTGCGTTAGATATTGCCAAGCGCTCAATTGAATTTTATGAAGATTTTTATCAAACACCATATCCATTACCGCATTCTTATCAATTAGCATTACCTGATTTTTCAGCCGGAGCAATGGAAAATTGGGGATTGGTCACTTATCGGGAAGCTTATTTAATGTTAGATCCAGACAACGCTTCTTTGGAATTAAAGAGCAATATTGCTACTGTCATTGCACATGAGTTAGCTCACCAATGGTTTGGTGATTTGGTAACTATGCAATGGTGGGACGATTTATGGTTAAATGAAAGTTTTGCCAATATGATGGAATACGTTGCAATTGATGCTCTAGAACCAGAGTGGCATATTTGGGAAACTTTCCAAACAGCTGAAGCACCTATGGCATTGCAACGTGATGCTGTTGATGGTGTTCAGTCTGTACATGTTCAAGTGGAACATCCTGCAGATATCGATTCAATTTTTGATTCGGCTATTGTCTATGCTAAAGGTGCGCGGATGTTAGTCATGGTCAGGGCGTTAATTGGTGATGACGCCTTACGCCAAGGATTAAAATCATATTTTGCGGCACATCAATATCATAATGCAACCGGAGCAGATTTATGGTCAGCCTTAAGTAAAGCTTCAGGAATTGATATCAGTAAAATTATGAATACGTGGCTGGAACAACCAGGATATCCTGTAGTTAAAGCCAGTGTGGTTGATGGTGATTTACAATTGCGTCAACAGCAGTTCTTTATTGGTGATGGACAAGAAACTGGACGTCAATGGGCTATTCCGTTAAAGGCTAATTTTACAGCTCCTCAAATTATGACCGAGCAAAGTATTAAATTAGGCAATTATCAACAGTTGCGCCAAGCAACAGGACAGCCGTTGCGTTTGAACGATGGGAATGAATCACATTTTATTGTGCAATATGATCAAACTTTATTAACAGATATTTTAGATAACGTACAATCTCTTAATGCAATTTCACAATTGCAACTCTTGCAGGACTTATTGCTTTTAGCACAAAGTCAAACCATTTCGTATGCAGAGTTGGTGCCTTTATTACCTAAATTTGCTCAAAGCAAATCTCATATCGTAAATGATATTTTATATCGTATTATTAACAACTTGAAAGACTTTGTGCAGCCTGATTCGCAATCTGAACAAAATTTGCGTACTTTCACTAACCAATTAAGTGCACCACAGATTGAACGTTTGGGTTGGCAATCGCGTCAAGGTGAGTCTAATGATGATCAATTAACTCGACCATATATTTTAAATGCTTCAATTTACGCCCAAAATAAAAATTCAATACAAGCTGCCCACCAATTATTTGGAAAATTTGCGCAGAATCTTTCTAAATTGGCAGCCGATATTCGACTTTATGTCTTAAAAAATGAAGTTCAAAACTTTAGTACACCACAATTGTTTACACAATTATTAAAAGAGTACCAACAAAGTGCTGATGCTAGCTATAAAGCCGACATTTGTGCAGCATTAACCAAAACTCCTGATAAAAATTTATTACAGCAAATTGTTGCAGCTTTTGAAAATTCTGAGATTATTAAGCCACAAGATTTACGAGCTTGGTTTGCAGGTGTCTTAAATAATGCTCACGGTGAACAAATGGCTTGGGATTGGTTGCGCAATGATTGGTCTTGGCTTGAAAAAACCGTTGGTGGCGATATGGAATTTATCACTTATATTACAGTAATAAGTAAAGTATTTCGGACACCAACACGTTTAGAAGAATTTAAAGCTTTCTTTGAACCAAAACTTAATACACCTGGATTAACTCGGGAAATAAAAATGGATATGGCAGTTATTAAAGGGCGTGTTCAATTAATTGAACACGAACAAGCAGCTGTCAACAAGGCAATTGAAGCTATGATTGCTTAA
- the pepT gene encoding peptidase T, with protein MKYEKLVPRFLSYVKQNTRSDENSTTVPSTQRQVDFLLKLKTELEHIGLSEVEYNPTTAYLTATLPANLEQEVPVVGFLGHVDTADFNSEGVNPQEVSHYDGQSIIKLDPKGKYQLDPEVFPSLKNYAGHTLITTDGSTLLGADDKAGVSEIITAMEYLISHPEIKHGKVRIGLGPDEEIGQGAKRFDVPAFGADFAYTVDGGAQGQLEFETFNAAAAKIHITGKDVHPSEAKDIMVNATLIGMELQQALPAQEVPEKTAGREGFFLLTDFTGSVDHADMAYIIRDFEREGLEERKQLIKQIVAQLNEKYGANTVQAKVFDQYYNMYEIMKNHQDVVKRAEKAMINVGIKPQEEAVRGGTDGSIISFMGLPTPNIFAGPENMHGRFEYVSEQVMEKAIDVVIEIIKLTVKGE; from the coding sequence ATGAAATATGAAAAATTAGTACCGCGTTTTTTAAGTTATGTGAAACAGAATACGCGCTCGGATGAAAATTCAACTACCGTTCCTTCTACGCAACGTCAAGTTGATTTTTTGTTAAAATTAAAAACCGAATTAGAACATATTGGTTTGAGTGAAGTGGAATATAATCCTACAACAGCTTATTTAACAGCCACTTTGCCTGCCAATCTAGAACAAGAAGTCCCAGTAGTTGGCTTTTTGGGACATGTAGATACAGCAGATTTTAATTCTGAAGGAGTAAATCCTCAAGAAGTTTCTCATTATGATGGCCAAAGTATTATTAAATTGGACCCAAAGGGCAAATACCAATTAGATCCAGAAGTATTTCCTAGTTTAAAAAATTATGCAGGACATACTTTAATTACAACGGATGGCTCTACCTTATTAGGAGCGGATGATAAGGCTGGCGTAAGTGAAATTATTACGGCAATGGAATATTTAATTAGTCATCCCGAGATTAAACATGGTAAAGTGCGGATTGGTCTAGGACCAGATGAAGAAATTGGTCAAGGTGCAAAAAGATTTGATGTGCCAGCTTTTGGGGCTGATTTTGCTTATACTGTTGATGGCGGTGCGCAAGGACAGCTAGAATTTGAAACTTTTAATGCTGCGGCTGCTAAAATTCATATCACTGGCAAAGACGTACATCCAAGTGAAGCCAAAGATATTATGGTTAATGCAACTTTAATTGGAATGGAATTGCAACAAGCTCTGCCAGCACAAGAAGTTCCAGAAAAAACTGCTGGTCGGGAAGGATTTTTCTTATTAACTGATTTTACTGGTAGTGTTGATCATGCCGATATGGCTTACATTATTCGTGATTTTGAGCGTGAAGGTTTAGAAGAACGCAAACAGCTCATTAAACAAATTGTAGCTCAATTAAATGAAAAATATGGTGCTAATACAGTACAAGCAAAAGTTTTTGATCAGTATTATAATATGTATGAAATAATGAAAAATCATCAAGATGTCGTAAAGCGTGCGGAAAAAGCAATGATTAATGTCGGAATTAAACCTCAAGAAGAAGCAGTACGCGGTGGTACAGATGGTTCTATTATTTCTTTTATGGGCTTACCAACGCCGAATATTTTTGCAGGTCCCGAAAATATGCATGGACGTTTTGAGTATGTATCTGAGCAAGTTATGGAAAAAGCAATCGATGTTGTTATAGAAATTATTAAATTAACAGTTAAGGGAGAATAA
- a CDS encoding 2-hydroxymuconate tautomerase, giving the protein MPLVHIELIEGRSPEQLKQMVQDVTEAISKNTGAPKEHVHVVLSEMQKNHYAVGGILKSDEK; this is encoded by the coding sequence ATGCCACTAGTTCATATTGAATTAATTGAAGGACGCTCACCCGAGCAATTAAAACAAATGGTACAAGATGTTACAGAAGCTATCAGCAAGAACACAGGAGCACCTAAAGAACATGTTCATGTTGTTCTTAGTGAAATGCAAAAGAATCATTATGCTGTAGGCGGCATCTTAAAATCAGATGAAAAATAG
- a CDS encoding tRNA (adenine(22)-N(1))-methyltransferase — protein sequence MKLSPRLQTIIEMVPPINCLADIGSDHAYVPIYLVQQQQIQRAIASEVSVGPRNISQKDIAAAHLQKQITTRLADGLTGLTTSDRVDLAVIAGMGGQLIAQILEQGQQQLEYIPQLILEPNNDEACVRSWLNNHNWSIVQENIVQEGRHIYEIIRAQKLATPITLTEQQIMFGPQLLQKRDPIFIHKWQEQLRRAEFMANNLQNARQPQPQKIAAAKLRIKQIKEVLNYA from the coding sequence TTGAAGTTATCACCACGTTTACAAACTATTATTGAAATGGTGCCACCAATAAATTGTTTAGCTGATATTGGCTCGGATCATGCTTATGTGCCAATTTATCTAGTGCAGCAGCAGCAAATTCAGCGCGCCATTGCTAGTGAAGTAAGTGTCGGTCCTCGCAATATTTCTCAAAAAGATATTGCGGCTGCTCATTTACAAAAACAAATAACTACCCGATTGGCAGATGGACTAACCGGTTTGACCACTAGTGATCGAGTGGATTTAGCAGTTATTGCTGGTATGGGTGGTCAACTTATTGCTCAAATCTTAGAGCAAGGACAACAACAATTAGAGTATATTCCACAACTTATCTTGGAACCAAATAACGATGAAGCATGCGTACGTTCGTGGTTAAATAACCATAACTGGAGTATTGTCCAAGAAAATATTGTGCAGGAAGGACGCCATATTTATGAAATTATTCGTGCCCAAAAATTAGCAACACCAATTACTTTAACTGAACAGCAAATTATGTTTGGTCCACAATTATTGCAAAAACGGGATCCAATTTTTATTCATAAATGGCAAGAACAATTACGTCGTGCTGAATTTATGGCTAATAACTTACAAAATGCTCGACAGCCACAACCACAAAAAATTGCGGCTGCAAAATTACGTATCAAACAAATCAAGGAGGTTTTAAACTATGCCTAA